The stretch of DNA TCTCCATGTGCTATCAGTTCAATAAGAGAGGGCCGTGCAATGCCCACCATTTCGATATCAGCAGCTTGTTTTCACTATCTACTAGAGCCAGCTTATCAGTTATACTTTATGCTCCCCGTATAGTTCAGCAATTGCAATTTGATTCTATCTTTCACAGCGAACACCATTTTGTAGCTAAAATATCAAGTCATACCAACAAGAAAATCCTGTCAAGGAAAATGAAGTGGATTGACCGAACGATGTTCCAGAACAAGCTTTCCAAATTGGGAAAGGATGTATTTATTGATTGTGATGGTAACACTGAGCGAATCAAGTATTAATGACCAATTTCAACACAATTTcaaagtttttcaaaaaccaGATCAAATCCCAAAACAAAAGTGCATCTTATTTCTTGCATTGAAGGAACACTGACAGTGAACACTGAAATTTGATTTCAACACAAAGCTCAAGCTTTGATTGTGACACTACATAAGCACGACCCCGATGGCTTTATCTCTGATGTCTGCCATTCGGATCCTGGGGCGGCATTTGGATCATATAACAAAGTATGGAAACCAGGATCCTCCTGCAGTGAAAACAACAAAAGCTTTCCATCCAATATTCCAAATCGAAATCCAATACTCGTGCTTCCTGCCACAGGAACAGGAACCATCTTCCATGAGTTGTCCGAGGGGTTGAATATAGCAAGTCTACGCTCGTTTTTCCATTCCATGCAACACAGCTTCTTGCCTAGTACTGCATGAGCAGTAACCATAACACAGCCGTTTTTTATCTGGCACCATGTGTGCCTCTCAGGACTATAGACATCGACAAACCTCGAGTTTCCAATGGTGAAACTCGACCTACCTCCCATAACATAGAGCTTCCCCTCGAAGCCACAGGCAAAACATCCCCACCTTGGGCGCCGCATACTCTCTATCACAGTCCACTTGTTTGTATCGGGGTCATAAATCTCAGCACATGAGAGAGAGTCTCCATCCTTCCCACATCCTCCAACCACATAGACTGCACCGTTCACCTCAGCACAACCAAAGTCATACCGTGCTACATTCATGCTAGCTAATTTGCTCCAGCTGCAAGAGTCAGAAATTTTGTTATGGATGATCCAAAAAAGTTAGCCTTGGACAGAGGTACACATGAATGTTCCGAaattttctttcatttgagaAGGAAAAATATGTCCAATAAGTTGATGGAGAGCCAAATCAGTGAGAACGTAACATATTGATGCTTGAATCAATGCTGATATATCGTAAACCACATTAATTTGCACATAATAGGAAGTTGAAAAAGACTATATTACTTTCATACTTTGATAAAATAAATCAGATAAGCAAATTAGGCTGTTTGAGCAGACAGACGTTCATAGGAACCAGTGAGGAAATGGAAAAGTGACAAGTTATATTATACCTGTTTAGGCAAGAATCATATTGATGAACATCTGCTAAAACAGATTGAGTTCCATCTACCAGAGAGTAGCCAGCAATAAAAAGAAGTTTTCCATTGAGAACAACCACGCCAAAGCCTGCTACGACAGGTCCAGGCATTTGTGGGAGTTGATGGTGTTTGCGTCCGTAACAATCCAGAACCTCCCAGTGGCTCTCTTTTCCCTCAGCATCCATAGTAAGGATGTAAAGCCATTCCTCGAGCATCCCAGCTAGTTTTCTGACGGTGATGAACtccttgcttttgataaaaGACCTCCATTGCTTGCACACAGCACCCATAGAGGGAAAATTAGATCGAGGAACAAGAGCAAGGCAGTGCTTAGAGACATCATCAGGTAATCCAGGCAAGATGGAACTCTGACAATCATCGGAAacctttgaattttttaaaatcaaatcaCTTTTAGCAGTCGGAGTGGCTTTATGCGCCAAGTGGGAGAAACACATATCTGATTCTTTTATTCTCTTCACAGAAAAAGGGCCTGGCATTCTTCAAGTCACAGACTACAGGAGTTTGATACCACACACTTAACCAAATGTCTTTAAAGACGAGCATAAAAGCAACTGAACGTTTTTGGATActaattaaagaagaaattcgTGAAATCCCTCAGTGATGTGGATTCTACGACACCAAGGCAAGAAAGTTGTCGTGAAATGGATATCATGATCTGATAATGCTGATGATCTTTTATGTTTTATCCAATAAGATTCAAATTCCATACCAACTTCAGCGGTCCTTCTATCTCTCAACTTATTTGAAGAAACTAGGCAGGTGGCCAATTTCAATTCTGTTGATATATATTTCTTCTTGCACATTTCCTGAGTACCTATAGTTTCCAGCACATATAGAGATAAAATAAATTcgagaaataaaaataaaaacctgATGAAAATAGCATATACTAGATCCAAGAACAGTCAATAAGAAAACAAAACAGTACCTGACAAGGCCATAACCTGATGCGTTTTAACCCCCCGTCACTTCCATTTCTTAGTAATAGTCGATAACCTGAAGGATGTTATAAAATAGGCGGAGTAGAGAAACCAAATAAATTAAAGCAGCTCTAAGTATTCCTGGACTAGACAAAAATGACGCAAAAGAATTTCTTTGAGATCTAGAAAATGATTCAACTGTAAATCTCGAGATTCAACTTTCAAGAGAAGTAGGTAAAACCAAGGACTCCTGAAAACAGAAATCAAGATTTGCTTGAACTATGACTAATCAAattctgctgctgctgctgcatctCTAATGAGTCAAACCACCAATGAACAAAAGTTAATACTATAAAGTCAATGAGCCAAGTTCAAACCACCAATGATCTTGGATAAATCAACAAATCCGTAAGTGCTCAAGTTGAGCTTCGAAAGAGGCAATCAATCATTCAGCTCACTAACCCCACACACCAAACTCACCAGGAACAACCAACCACCAAGCCATAAAAGAAGAAAGAATGAGTGAAAAAAGGTGGTGATATTAGAACTCTAAAAGTACCTGTAATAACTCATAAAAAGGAAATAAACACCTTAAAACTCGTATTTTCTCAAGATCTAGGCATAACAAATACGATGGAACGAATCAGTTATATTCATTCGAAAAGTAAAATCGCCACAGCCAAAGCATCACCAAATTCAAACGAAAAGAGACTAAGATGACaaaaaatcaatcatacagAAATAACAGAAACTCCAGCATTAGACAGCTAAAAATCATCCAAAAAACACAACAAAAAAGATGATTAAtggaatattattattattatttttaaaaagggAAAATTTACCTGCGAAATTGGAAACTTTTGAGTAAGCAGAGGTACAAGAGCGACAACCGCTAGAATTGGGAATAAATATGGATAAGGAATCAGTCAAAGAGTCGGGCGAGGCGAAAATAGGGGAAATGTGAAAAGGGAACGATAGATAGATAATATGCCGAGAACACTACCGTATGGGATGTATGAAAGATGCTCTTCTAATAGATACaggtaataaataaataataaaacaaacaaacaaatgatttgattgattaacGTAATAGATTGATTTCAAATCTAACAAAAATCATTTATCAAACGTATTGAACAGTCGTCATTTAAGAATTAAAACTAAATAATAATTGTTGTAACCTACTACTTCATCGCATGAAATTGCGAATACCATCAGATTACAAAATTGTTGTCTGAAATATCGATCAAAGAATCTTTAATACATCTTTTATTGTGTGATATTAAAATCTCATCAATTGTATACCCAAACGCTGTCACAAAAGGCATGCCTGCCTCATCAACCATCGATCTTggtttcttttaaataaaaaataaaaaaaagagagagacaATTTTTGCGTAATTTTGACGTTTTGGGAGTGTAAGAAGCCAAGCCACATTATAATTTTTTGTATCCAATTCAGCCCAAAAGCATAGCTTATGGTCTGAAACGTAAGGAATGCCACGGATACCAATATCAACTGCTTTGGTAGCATTTGCCCTCGCCAATCAATTCAACAGGTCggtcatatatataatataatagttGCCAAACGACCATGGAAGGCTACGTATTTACCATTTCTGGATCGTAAATGACAGCAATCCTAATGGTTAATAATGTCTACTTGATAatattattacattttatttttttcttttttctttttttcaagAATCGTCATACCGCATCATATCTATTAATATCAAGAACACACACATAGTAACTAAACAGTAAATGTGTGTAAACAACACCGATTCCATTTGGTTCAGTAAATTAATAAACCACATTAATCCTCGTACTcctaattatatcaaaatcaatGATACACAATGATTAATAATTCAGAATGATCTTAAAACTTTAAAGCACAATCAAATATCAACCCAGACGCACTGCCAGTCAGCCGTTTACAACTGAATTCATCACTTCCTATTATTGCCCTCCTCCCTCGAGTTCTCCCGCTTCTTGTATAATTTCTCCAGTTGGCGCTTCGCCTCACAATTCGGAAAATTAATCAGATCATAATAGTGGGGAGCAATATCAATCAACCTGCAATCATTTTACAAGACAGGGAACGTACTATCATTTCACCTTATTCTacaactcaaataaataatcTAAACCCAAAATCACTGATCAAAGAATccgtttatttttaaataaaaaataaaaaccacCGCCTCAACCTGGTTATCTAAATGGTTAGACAATAACATGCAGCTAAAGGTAGAGATTACCCAACTGACTCCTCAAAATTCATATAACAGGGGCAAGGCAAACCGTTATTTACCTCTAGCAGTAGCAAAATATTATTCAGGTATTGCTTGGAGTGAGTAAATCCATGGACAAAAAATCAGCTAATAACAAGGAGATTTAACCATAAGGAAACAAACATAAGCACAACCACATGGAAATGCTGACAACCACATGAACTTTACTTTGCATTTTTTGAGAccaatttttttcctttttttttcgaATGAGAGATTTCCATTTGTCAAAAGAGAACTTTTTCCTTATCGTATTGAGGCATACCAACTGATATTTTTTTAGTGTAGACACCCAACAGGAAAACATATAATACAAAAAACAAGTCAAATCATAGAGTGGATAAACTGACCATTCACCACGCACATCTGTTACAGTACGGATAAAATTCCTGCTAGTCAGAACGTATTCATTATAGATAACCCACTCTGGCTTATGGTCCAAGCAATTCGAAGGGTGCAAATGTACAACCTGCAATTTAAGCAAATGACATCAGATATAAAATAGGTACATAAGTCGTTTGGCAATGTGTTACATATAGCCCATTCAAAAAACATAACAACGCAGTCATGAGCAAATACTTGATTATCTTTTACTGTCAGATAGTGGCCTGTGCGCTCCATATGGGCAACTTGCATGAAATATCCAGCTAGCATAGCCTTTCTAATATTCACATAGTAATCACGACTGTTAAAATCCGTGCTGCATAACTTCAGGTTGAACCTAGCCATTATGCGAGCTAGCTGCTGTCTGACATTGTCTGCAGATTTAAGAGCCCTGTGATTGATAAAATTCTCATAGCACCATTGTGGATCTTCCTCTGTAGATTATTCATGCGGAAATATTAGCACAATAGGGAAAGAAGGCCcaggaaaaaatgaaaaacaaatCTAGTCTACTCACTGTTTTGCTTGTATGCATGGTACACATTCAATAGAGTGAGGTGATCCCCATCGATGTGACCGAACCGGGCTTTTGCTTCGTCTGCAGCCTTTTGCGCCTCCCTAGGCCGGACAAAGCAATTGGGTACTAGAGAAAAAATTGATAATCACAGAGGAGGCCCATGGAAGGTCAGCAGATGCATAGAGGCGAGAAGATACCATTTGCTTCATGAGAGAATACTGAGAAACTGCAACTATCTGCATCAGCATTTACTTAGAAATCTTTGGCACATGCCTAAGGAGGCATGAAACCCAGACAAGACATGCTGATGACACCCTAAGCAGACACTTAAATATCAACCACATACACGAATGCGTCTGCAGTCATGTATGGAGTAAAATATTTAAGACTAGTGAAGAGCAAAATCGACCAAGAACTACATCTACTATAATTGGAACAACACCCATGACTAAGACCACAAGAGCAACAATGAATACCTGAAAGCATAGCAGATACTGAAAGAATCTCGTTTGAGCAATTGAATTCTGGGCTGACAACTAGCATTTTTGCCATTTGAGGATCTAATGGAAGTTCACTCATGACTTCACCTAACTTGGTCAAATTTCCATCATCGTCAAGGGCTCCTAAGTAATTCAAGACCTCCAGTGCCCGCATCAGTGTCTCGGGAGCAGGTGGGTCCATAAAATCAAAATGGACCAAATCATCTATTCCCAGTTTCTTCAAAGTAAGTACTGTATTTGCAAGGTTCGACCGCAGTATCTCTGGATATGTCTGCGCCACAAGATCATTATTGAAACTTTTTTCAGTATAAAGCCTGAAACACTTCCCTGGTTGAGTTCTACCAGCACGCCCTGAACGTTGATGAGCGCTAGCCTTTGATATAGGTGAAACCAAGAGAGACTCAACACGAATCCGTGGGTTATATACCTTCTGTTTTGCAAACCCTGGATCTATAACATAAACTATACCATCAATAGTTAAAGAGGTTTcagcaatatttgtggacacgACAATCTTCCTTCCTGGTGGACCATCCTCCACCACTGGGGGTGGTGCAGCTTCAAAAATCTTCTGCTGCATAGCCGGAGGAAGGGTGGAGTATAGTGGTACTATTTTGACCGGTCCAACTTGATCTCCAATGTTGGCTATTTCTTTTGTCATCTTGCGACATGCATCTTCAATCTCCTCTTCTCCAGTTAAAAACACAAGTATATCACCAGGACCTTCAAAAGTGTGTATCTGAATAACGGTCTTAATAGCGGCTTCCAGGTAATCTCTTTCAGGATCCTGTGTATAAAAAATCTCAACTGGATGAAGCCTTCCCGGCACTTTCATCAGTGGCGCACCACTAAAATAACACTGAAATTTTTCAGCCTCAAGCGTAGCACTCATGACTACTAGCTTCAAGTCAGGCCTATTTTTCAGCACTTCCTTCAGAAGCCCAAAAAGAACATCTGTTGCCAAAGTTCTCTCATGAGCCTCATCAAGTATGATCACTTTGTATCTCTCCAAGAGTGGATCAGTCATTGCTTCTCTTAGAAGCATACCATCTGTTAAGTACCTAATAATAATAGAATACATGTCACGAAATGAGTGCAATAATGGCATGGCAATAAAAAAGACAGAATAAGAAGCAATAAAGTAATCATTGATAAAAAAACAACTTACTTCAAAACTGTTTTAGCACTGCTGCAGTCTTCAAAACGAATACTATAACCTACCTCCTCTCCAATAGTTACATCCATCTCTTCGGCCACTCTTCTTGAAACAGACATTGCAGCCACTCTCCGAGGCTGGGTGCATGCAACCATGAACTTCTTGCGCTTATCCGGAGTCTCTATCTCTACAGCTTCTAGAACAAACTGAGGAATCTGCAAAGAGGAACAAATTCAATCATGACGctcaacaatttaaaaaataaaaggatgGTGTCTTGTGCGCAATGCAAGAAATGGCAAAAGCACTTGTCAAGCATAAAAAAGAGACAGAGTGTGGATGCACAAGTGTAAAACTTCACACCTGACATAATTAAGAGTCGAGGTAAAGCTGTTAGTTGTCCCACTTCGGTTAGAAGTTGCACGTACAGACTTGGATAATCATCTCTGTTGAGCTAATTTTTTGGGTTGAGTTAGGTTCAAATCTCCATTTTTACATTGTATGAGAGATCAAAGCCaacgttatgtgttggactgcacATAATTGAGCCAACCGTTCTGCTCATAGTTGGGCCACTTGTAAATCTCAAGTTCCATGTGTTCATTCCAAAGCGTGAAGAGTGTTAGTTGTCATAAAATCCTAGTTGGGGAAAATATATGGACTCGAACAACACTTCCCTTGAAATAGCTTTTGGTGGATGAATTAGGTCGAAATCTCAATCTAACCGGCCATCCCACTAGGCGGCCCCTATAATTCATCATAAATTTAGTTTTCTATTGCAGTACAAGGGTAACAGAAAAAGGAGGAAAATGCAAGGCTATGTCACGAAAGAAACTTACATGCTCCAACAAAAGATGGGAggaaaaaatcatatttaatattattaactAAATATTGAATTAAGTTGATATGCCATGACAAAGCACCACGGCAAACAAGGAGTGTCCCTCCTCATCGCTTTCTGGTAATTAATTTCGACTGTTAACTATTACCATCTAACTTGATCTTCCAGCTGCCATAACTTGTAACAGAGAAAATAGTTATGGATAATTACATGTATGAACACTGACCTGAGTGGTTTTACCGCTGCCAGTTTCCCCAACAAGAATCAGGGCTTGATTAGCTTTAAGAGCCTGCAAGAACTCATCTTTCTGATGCCATACGGGGAGGGACTTCCTCTTATCCAGAATCTCGTAATATCTCTGAGAGAAAGCCCTTCCATTCCACTGGTTATTTGTCGAAGCAGAAGCAGTCATGCCATCGTTTCCATTAGCTCTGGAGATCTTCGCCGACACCGATGCCTCGTCCACCACGTCAAACAGGCTTACCTTCCTTTTCCTCTCTGTTCCCATCTACCAAGTGTCTTCTCAAATTACAAGGCTATATCAATGTATCCTTTTTTTTACCTCAAATCAATAGATAAAGCCGGGAACAGACGCAACATTCGACGGACTGACTAATGCAAGGGTAGGGACAAGAACCTGAGGATATATTGATTGCGTTTTGTGTCCAAGACCGCCGATTGGGGTAAAGGCGCGGCTCTGGCAGTCGGGGCCGGCGCTGGGGTGGAATAGGAGGCCGGAGGATAGGTTGATGGGTGGGAGAGACTACGCAGGTTGGGGAGAGTTTTCTTATCGACTTAGGGCTTGGTTGAAGGGTTTTGTCCGTCTCGATTTCGGTATATATTCGAGGAGGTTTGGCCAAAAATTTTAATACAAGCGGATATATATGGTTGTGGctaacaatttttattttgattataataaaatttatgatTGTGTTGTCAATAATTTTAACGAGTCTAAgttttttgatgatatctcattATTTGGTATTTCAAATTACCAAAAACCAAAATAATTGaacaaaaaattcaaattgCTACAAGTCATAATTTTTAGCAACTCGACTGATTCAGATGTTATTTTAGCGAAATAGTCGTTGTAAGATTGAGCTACATGAAGCGGAATAACAACCAGTTTGACATGATCAGTTCTGGTATTTTTAGCCAGACATACCAGCTCAGTTATTGAAATAGAACTTTAGCATGTATTACAAAAGTTAAGATGGTGATCTAAAAATCATGTTCAAAAGTTGAAGTCTGAATCAGATATTAAGATGGTGCAAAACTGCGATGAAATTGCTAGTTTTACGTTGAATAATGAAAGAATTTCAGCTTTTATACACTCTAGTATTTCGAGTATATCTTTCTCATTCAAATTCGACATTGAGTGATTCTTGATTATAgaggctgttgttgtctttgtgtgtggacaatgtcAGGTACTCCAGGTTATCAGGAGATCAAAAAGGGTACTTCTGAAGAGAGTCTATGTAGTTGATGTCAGTCATTTGTGGGCATATTTTATTTTGCGATATATATAGATGagactttattttatattatttttagtattataattatAGTTGACACATTTGGGCttattgtaaagaaaatttttactcgttttccgctgttattAATTAACTCTCATCAAATTtcattgtaattaattaggagTTAAGGCCCCCACACATGATTTGCAAATCAGTCTGAAAATACCCAGATTTTATCCAAATTCTCAAGATAATACATTATTACGTCCCTATAATATATTACGAGTGCcatttatttaaaatgaaaacATCATAATAAATTGGAAATTAAAGAGTacaacatataaaaaaattatgtttgcTTAAAATTAGGAAACaatgtataaattaatttttttttaaaatatggaaaataTTAATTCAAGGATTATTGTATTGTGACCATATATGCTCAATTAAATCGGTATGAAGTTGGTGATGTTGTCACGTTGTTCAGAATTTGTCCGGAGTAATATGAAATCTTTGGTTTGAGCATTGGACGGGTTCTGCAAGTTCGTCACCTTCATCGTTGTATCAATTCGTCACATGAACCCCATGATCTTCAACAATCATGTTATGCAAAATAATGTATACTAACATCATATGTTTTAACTTTTTCTTGTACCAATAACGAGCCGGACCTCTGACAATTGCCCATCGAATTTGGAACACCTTAAATTCTCATTCAACATCTTTTTTTCAGTCCCTTTGGGATCTTCGGGCCAAGGAAAATCCTTGACGAAAATAGCTCATTTCGgatatatttcattttttaaataatacctCTTCATATATGGAGTGTTGTTGACCTTGAAATTAGTCTCCGATGCATTTCCTTGCAAGACGCAAGTGAATATGGGAGATTCGTACAACACGTTAATACGGCGACACCAAAAAATGCATGTCATATCCACAAGTCTTGAGAGACGACCAGTTCGAGCATGATTGTTGGTGACCCATGACCTCTTGTAAACTAGCATTTCCAAGAAACTGGAAAAAATTTCTATTCTCAGTGCATGCAATCAAGGCTGTCCAACATTCCGTGGAAGCTGTGCCTCTCATAATGCACATCTCATAATGCATTTGAAGAAGACGTTGAACATCATCAATATTCGACCTTCTCAAGTATCGATCACCAAATAATTCAACCACATATCCACAGAACTTGAAAAGACACTTAATGATAGTTGATTCACCCTTATGTAGGTACTTGTCAAGATGGTCGACTGCGACTCCATAAGACAATGCATTTTTATAGTGGTGACAAGCTTTTTCTACTCGTGGCGGCGTCCATATGCTGAAAATATGTGGACGACTCTCAAATGCATTCACTATGCAAAGGAATAACTATCTTCAATTTCGAAAACgtctttgaaatatttgatttggatACACAATGTTTGTGGAGAAATAATCATTGAAGAGACTCGCTGGCATGCCTGACTTCACGATTTCTTTGGACGAACTTTCTTCTTCGTTGTATCTCGTTATTACTTTGATAAGCTTCaacaatttttcaaatttgttgaaatatcaataatattagTCCTTTCTCTTGATCATAACTTTGGTCATCAATTTCAACTTAGACTTTGTTTCCACTTGTGAAGCTTGAGCTCGTACTACTGAAATATGGATACTTTGGAGGAAacaaattaaaatctatatGTTTGACAAATGATATGTTCTTAGAATGAAGAATTGTAAAgcgcaatatatatatatatatatatatatatatatatatatatatatatatatatatatatatatatatatatatatattcttcttGTCAACAACTATATTCCAACAGTTACTTTGCACGACTATATTTGAAATGACTACATTCCAACAACTACTTCGCAATGTCTATATTAATTAACTGGAgtattaaattaattgaaatgaaaattaaattaattgaaattACAATAACTAAAAATTACATATTTCatctttccttaatcttttttgACATAGACATTTATGGATAATAAGTTGTTCCTCTGTCATTTGCTAAGTGTCATTCAAAGGATTGTATATTCCTTTAGTCGAACTTTAGCTAAGACAACTTTTTCTTTCATGTCATCTACTTCGAGTTATTTTTGTTTCATTTCAACTTCAACCTTTTTTATGCTTGTATACTCAGAATCTTTGCAAACATATTGTCCAAGGTTATTGTCGTACCTTACATTTCTGATTTCGTTTGGCCTTCTCCCTTTCTTTTTGTTGCCTTTAGACCCATTGAACgagttttttttaatatctaAATTTAGACTTACATCTTGGTTGAATGAGGTATTGCTTGCCCCCGAATCCAAGGTCCTCACATTCTTTATGCCAACAAAGTGATCAATAGTTGTGGGGTAAACATTAGACGATCTTTAATGATTTTCCACGTATGCTCGAGATTAAATGCAATGCTGTTATTTTCCTCGCAATATTTTTCATATGCAAGTCGTATATATCTTTATCATTGTGATCACTACGATACACACTATACTATAAACGCTATTATAATTtgcattgaaaaaaaaattgtggatGGGTGTTGGTGGTAATAAAAAAATGCAAGTCGTGAAACATCAACTCAAAAGCATGACACAACCGTTTACACTGCCATCCCACAGAGAATGCACCACATAAAAATGTCATCGAGTTGCTTGGGTTTCAAAACAAAATCCTCGAACAACCAAAACTCGGTTTACACGCCGGAAGGCGACAGGCTACAGAAACCACTAACCATAACAAACAGCATCAAACAAATCCTCTAGAATGGAAAAGAATCAAACATAACATGCCTATATAGAAGCTTAGTTTTGGAATGGTCATTTCAAGATACTAGAATAAAAATCAGGCTCGTACGGCGCTTTGAGAAGATGGTTTTCCTCAAATGTGTTGGTGGTGGCCAATAATTGAGGTCTGGAATCAGTTTTCTGCTGTCCAGACAGCCACATTTCGGAAGAAGCGAGGGGAACACCTTCTGGAATTGAATGCTGTATCATAGGATGAGTAATGTTGGCAACATTTTCATGCAATGCAATGGATTCCGAACCCCAGGAACTAGTTGACAGAAGAGAGAGAGCACGGTTATATTCCGGTGCTGCATCTACTTGGGAAGAACTAAGGGCTCCCTTGGAACCTGAGAAGTATATCAAGTAAGATCAAGTAACTTGAATCACCATTGAGCTTCCAGTTATCAGATTAAATTCGTCTACATGTTATGGCATCAGAACAGAGAAGTAAATTCAAGCAAGATTTCcattttcaaaatataatattacaGAGAACCAAGAAACGATTCTCGATGATAAGATATCCACATTGAGAGCAAACCAAGTTCAATATAGTTTACTCCAGACTAATTACTAGGCAGAAGCAAAGTAAACCAATATGATCCTCGATCACGAACGACTCATTTAatctggaattttttttttctgaaagcATATAAAGTAGGAAACCAACCTGGATTTGAGATCTCAGATGCCAAATACTTGGAAGCCAAAAAACTGGCTGTATTACTACCATGCATATTGAACTTGATACTTGGACCTGGTACAAGCAATTGCTCATCAGTACCTCCATATCCATTAGGCTTAAAAGAATATCCTTTTGTGACAGTGAACTTGGGGTTGCATGTGCTATCCCATGTAGAATTCATAGGAGTTCGAGAATGAAGAATTGGGGTGTTGTTCAG from Primulina eburnea isolate SZY01 chromosome 6, ASM2296580v1, whole genome shotgun sequence encodes:
- the LOC140835239 gene encoding F-box/kelch-repeat protein At1g67480-like, with the protein product MPGPFSVKRIKESDMCFSHLAHKATPTAKSDLILKNSKVSDDCQSSILPGLPDDVSKHCLALVPRSNFPSMGAVCKQWRSFIKSKEFITVRKLAGMLEEWLYILTMDAEGKESHWEVLDCYGRKHHQLPQMPGPVVAGFGVVVLNGKLLFIAGYSLVDGTQSVLADVHQYDSCLNSWSKLASMNVARYDFGCAEVNGAVYVVGGCGKDGDSLSCAEIYDPDTNKWTVIESMRRPRWGCFACGFEGKLYVMGGRSSFTIGNSRFVDVYSPERHTWCQIKNGCVMVTAHAVLGKKLCCMEWKNERRLAIFNPSDNSWKMVPVPVAGSTSIGFRFGILDGKLLLFSLQEDPGFHTLLYDPNAAPGSEWQTSEIKPSGSCLCSVTIKA
- the LOC140835240 gene encoding probable pre-mRNA-splicing factor ATP-dependent RNA helicase DEAH2, with product MGTERKRKVSLFDVVDEASVSAKISRANGNDGMTASASTNNQWNGRAFSQRYYEILDKRKSLPVWHQKDEFLQALKANQALILVGETGSGKTTQIPQFVLEAVEIETPDKRKKFMVACTQPRRVAAMSVSRRVAEEMDVTIGEEVGYSIRFEDCSSAKTVLKYLTDGMLLREAMTDPLLERYKVIILDEAHERTLATDVLFGLLKEVLKNRPDLKLVVMSATLEAEKFQCYFSGAPLMKVPGRLHPVEIFYTQDPERDYLEAAIKTVIQIHTFEGPGDILVFLTGEEEIEDACRKMTKEIANIGDQVGPVKIVPLYSTLPPAMQQKIFEAAPPPVVEDGPPGRKIVVSTNIAETSLTIDGIVYVIDPGFAKQKVYNPRIRVESLLVSPISKASAHQRSGRAGRTQPGKCFRLYTEKSFNNDLVAQTYPEILRSNLANTVLTLKKLGIDDLVHFDFMDPPAPETLMRALEVLNYLGALDDDGNLTKLGEVMSELPLDPQMAKMLVVSPEFNCSNEILSVSAMLSVPNCFVRPREAQKAADEAKARFGHIDGDHLTLLNVYHAYKQNKEDPQWCYENFINHRALKSADNVRQQLARIMARFNLKLCSTDFNSRDYYVNIRKAMLAGYFMQVAHMERTGHYLTVKDNQVVHLHPSNCLDHKPEWVIYNEYVLTSRNFIRTVTDVRGEWLIDIAPHYYDLINFPNCEAKRQLEKLYKKRENSREEGNNRK